The following proteins are encoded in a genomic region of Glycine soja cultivar W05 chromosome 17, ASM419377v2, whole genome shotgun sequence:
- the LOC114391421 gene encoding peptidyl-prolyl cis-trans isomerase CYP40-like: protein MVNPRCFLDITIGGELEGRIVVELFHDVVPKTAENFRALCTGEKGIGPNTGVPLHYKGMCFHRVIKGFMIQGGDISAGDGTGGESIYGAKFEDENLEMKHERKGTLSMANAGPNTNGSQFFITTTRTPHLDGKHVVFGKVLKGMGIVRSVEHVVTGENDRPTQDVVVVDCGEIAEGEDDGVVNFFKDGDTYPDWPADLDVKPDELSWWMSAVDAIKTLGNEQYKKLDYKMALRKYRKALRYLDVCWEKEDIDQENSAALRKTKSQIFTNSSACKLKLGDLQGALLDSDFAMHDGDNAKALFRKGQAYMLLNDLDAAVESFKKALELEPNDGGIKKEYATARRRVADRRDQEKKAYSRMFK from the exons ATGGTGAACCCTAGATGCTTCCTCGACATCACCATCGGCGGCGAGTTAGAAGGCAGGATCGTCGTCGAGCTCTTCCACGACGTTGTTCCCAAAACCGCCGAGAATTTCCGCGCCCTCTGCACCGGCGAAAAGGGCATCGGCCCCAACACCGGCGTCCCCCTCCACTACAAG GGCATGTGTTTCCACCGCGTGATCAAAGGGTTCATGATCCAGGGCGGCGACATCTCCGCTGGGGATGGCACCGGTGGGGAATCAATCTATGGCGCCAAGTTCGAGGACGAGAACTTGGAGATGAAGCACGAGAGGAAGGGGACGCTTTCCATGGCCAATGCGGGACCCAACACCAACGGCTCCCAGTTCTTCATCACCACCACGCGCACTCCTCACTTGGACGGAAAGCACGTCGTGTTTGGGAAAGTTCTGAAAGGAATGGGCATTGTTCGATCTGTGGAACACGTTGTTACTGGGGAGAATGACCGTCCCACTCAGGATGTTGTGGTAGTTGATTGTGGGGAAATTGCTGAAGGGGAAGATGATGGAGTTGTTAACTTCTTTAAGGATGGTGACACCTATCCCGATTGGCCCGCTGATCTCGATGTCAAACCTGATGAACTTTCTTGGTGGATGAGTGCTGTGGACGCTATCAAAACCCTTGGGAATGAGCAGTACAAG AAGCTAGATTATAAGATGGCTCTCAGAAAGTATCGCAAAGCTTTGCGCTATTTGGATGTGTGTTGGGAGAAGGAGGACATTGACCAAG AGAATAGCGCTGCTTTGAGAAAGACAAAATCTCAAATCTTTACAAACAGTTCT gCTTGTAAATTGAAATTAGGTGATCTACAAGGAGCGTTACTGGATTCAGACTTTGCGATGCATGACGGAGATAATGCGAAAGCTCTGTTTCGCAAAGGCCAG GCATATATGTTACTCAACGACCTAGATGCTGCTGTTGAAAGTTTCAAGAAAGCATTAGAGTTGGAGCCGAATGATG GAGGGATTAAAAAAGAGTATGCCACTGCCAGGAGGAGG GTTGCTGATAGACGTGATCAAGAGAAAAAAGCTTATTCTAGAATGTTCAAATAG